In Scylla paramamosain isolate STU-SP2022 chromosome 48, ASM3559412v1, whole genome shotgun sequence, the DNA window ataataacaataataataataataataataataataataataataataataataataataataataataatatatacacagatatttgagagagagagagagagagagagagagagagagagagagagagagagagagagagagagagagagagagagagaaaatcaataacaaaacaacaataataataataataataataataataataataataataataataataataataataataatcacaaccTTTATCAATTTAGtccaaacacacagacaaacaaacacacacacacacacacacttaggtcagccaatcagtcagtcagtcagtcagtcagccagtcagtcagtcagtcagtcagtcagtcagtcagtcagtcagtcagccagtcagccagttagtcagtcagtcagtcagtcagtcagccagtcagtcagccagtcagccagttagtcagtcagtcagtcagtcagtcagtcagccagcctatatatatttctctctctctctctctctctctctgtctatttagTATGTATCTTCCTGTGTTTTTTCATGTGATCTCTTCTGGCGAACGCTTTCCCACAGAAGTCGCATGTAAAAGGTTTCTCCCCTGTATGGTATCTAAGATGGACTGTCAGTTTATATCCTGCCTTAAACTCCTTAGCACAGTACTGACAGGTAAATATTGTATCAGTCTTCATCACTTTCTTCGGTTTTGGGGCCTCAATGGGGGTGTCGGTGGCTGTGCCGGCTGCCTGGTGAGTGCTCGGTGTGTGCTTGTTCCTCTGGTGTGTGCGCAGGACGTCCGAACGGCTGAAACGCTCGCCGCAGAAGCAGACAAAGGGTCGCTCGCCCGTGTGGGTTCGCAAGTGCCTGGAGAGCTTGTAGATGGAGCCAAACACTTTTCTGCACACTCCGCACTCCTGCCGTAAACccgagtcttcctcctcctcctcctcctcttcctcttcgttcatgCCGCCGTCCACCTGTGTGCCGACATCCACGCAGACAGTCTGGGTTGTCTGTGGTGTCGCTGtgacctcctgctgctgctgttgctgctgctgctgctgcgttgAAGGGGCTTTAGTTTTTCCCCGAGCGTTTGCAAGCATTGCCCGCCGCGCCTCAGGGCTCAGTCGATGCTTAAGGGCGTGGATCTTGAGGTGGTCTGACCTGGCGAATCGTTTCCCGCAAGAGGAACATGTGTAGGGCTTCTCTCcggtgtgtgtgcgtctgtgcaGCGTCAGCTTGTCCGACCGCGAGAACGACTTTCCGCAGGATTCGCAGACGTGTCGCCGGCCCTCTGCCTTCTGCGGGGGCGCTGTGGGTGTCGTCTGTGGGGGCTGAGGCGGCACTGGCGGCGTGGTGGGTGTGGGCCGTGGGGTGGGGGGCGGAACGGTGCCGGGGGGGGCCAGGGACGCAGCCATTGGGTAGGTCTTGAAGACTTGTGGCTCTGAAATGAGAGAAGCTGTGAGAGTTAGGCGGTGCAGCAAGGAAGCAAGACacacctgctgcttccacctGCCATCCACATGCACACACCTGCCTAGCCTTCCCCCACACCTCCCTGACCACTGACCGTCAACCAGTTTGTTTCAGCGAAGTGACGAGAGAAACCGGGAAAAACTAACTGATAAAATTGAAAAACCCATTCCCCGACAGTCCCGCTGAGCATTGTGGACGTACATAGCCGCAGCGCAGGTCCTCACTGGGCTGCTGCAGGTGTGGAACAAAGGTGGCTCACATCCTTCATGCCCTAGCTGCTGTCAGGTGCTGTGCTAGACCCACGGCAAAGAAGCTGTGACAAATACGCATTCAGCACAGCGACGTACCTTCAAGTTTTCACTGTTACCCGCCAAGAGAAGGAATTACTGGGGACTTTCACAGCAGGGTAAGGAAGCTTGAGACCCTGCAGCAGAATCTCAAGCttcactttcttatttcttgcttCGTTAAAAGtgtctgtcttttctctcaaatctctgagggaaggaggtgaagcGCACACATCCTCCCCCATGCACTGCTTAAGATTCACTGGAGTAGTTAGCCTTCTGTCAGTACCTTTTATCCACCTCCTCTGAGTCGACGCACTGCTAAatttcacaacacacacacgcacacgtacagGAGGAGGATGCGATGTGGGAATCTATGAAGGGTGTTGAAAGTACTGGTTCTGTGTATCGGCCTTGTAGTGGTTCTGTGGCACCGGTGCAGTGTTGCCATTCTCTTACAGTTAAAATGTTGAAAtgcttcacaacaacaacaacaacaacaacaacaacaacaacaacagcatggCCTCATCACTCACACAAGcttactaaagaaaaaaaaaaaaaaataaataaataaaaataaataaaataaaaagcaacaaTAACTTTAATACAAAAAACCTAatttaaatcaaataaattatcatttttttaatattttaagaaaaatcatgtttttttttcaatcttgacAAAGTCCCATTATTTACCTCATTgtagcccaatccagcccaacccagcctattccagcccaacccagcctattccagcccaatccagcccatcCCAGCCTACTCCAGCCCAACCCAGCCTATTCCAGCTTACTCCAACTcattccagcccaatccagaCCATTCCCATCCATTTCAGCCCAATCCAATCAATTCCGGCCCAATCCAGCCCATTCTAGCCCAATCCAGGTCATTCTAGCCCATTCCAGCCCAATACAGTCCATTCTAGCCCAATCTAGTCAATTCCATCCCaatccagtccattccagcccaATACAGTCCATTCTAGCCCAATCTAGTCAATTCCATCCCaatccagtccattccagcccaATACAGTCCATTCTAGCCCAATCTAGTCaattccagcccaatccagcccaatACAGTCCATTCTAGCCCAATCTAGTCaattccagcccaatccagtccattccagcccaATACAGTCCATTCTAGCCCAATCTAGTCaattccagcccaatccagtccattccagcccaatccagcccactctagcccaatccagcccattTCAGACGCATTCTAGCCCAATCCACTTACCCACTACTCTGaaaaccaatctctctctctctctctctctctctctctctctcaccaccaccaccactactactactactactgctactaccaccaccatcaccaccaccactactactagagtcacgcaggtagaggtcgGAGGGCAGCAGTTGGAGGTAACAacgaccatagggaaattaggtacaatttagaatgggaataATAAACTGTTAGAAGCAAAAagactagtaaaatacctgactttaggaaaaCACAcgttgaggaattaaaaaggtacctccaaggactggactggcaagggatgcagggtcaggtcaggtcagggacggagttcagagagataaggcagggtgAGACGCGAGGTGAGGCGCGAGGGTGCAGGACAACAGGAGGCAAGATGTGTCAataaggggcggaggagagaggaagggggagacagGTGTGAATGTGTTggaatgagagaggtgaggtcgaggcgagtagacgagggagtggagaggacggTAGAGGTCAAGATGAGGGGATtgggtgaggtaaatgtagatgaattgtataaatatttcgtagataaatttcACACGGGCCAGTCAggaaatatcccgtataggacaataagatcacaCAAAAAAGACCCTAAATGGacgactgctaggttaaagcattatgcggtaaaatccctcttatccggcatcaacgggaccgccgacatgccggatacttgaatagaagtgaaattgtGTCCACGATCACCAgcctacactcacacatcttaccacATCAAAGACCAGCTGATCTGATTGGCTGCTtcagtgtaagcacaacacgcttcctctcttctacaactttaggcacggtgaaggcgtcaggcgataaacagtgcacacgcggggcCGAGTCACTGGGTGAACGcggtgcagtgggccgcgggtggcgccaaGCAGTgagctctggtggcgaggggacaatgtatgcctcgcgtgggaatttttatcaattttatgagtacgcattgattttttattgattttaaggctcggggaaaattGTGCCGGATGCTTGAGGCTGCCGGATActggaatgccggatgagagggattttagcGTATAGGGTGTAAGAGAAGTATGAGAttgagggcaggtgaagaaatgTTAAAGTTACAATACAATGAATTAGTTAAAACAGtgaggaggttaacgaggaaagcaaagggcaattatgaattaaaggtagccagccaggcaaagacagaccccaagggattttatcaggtatacaggacgaagaataaggatactgtaggtccattaaaggcagcagatggggagctggttagttctggggaggagataagtaaacttctgaatgattattttttaactgtcttcacccaggaaaacatgcaggatatgccaggttgtagttagctctgaactccgtctagggaaacaatgcatagaagccagaaacaaggcaaatagtgtattaggattaggttaggttaggttaggttatgtcacaCAGATTATGTCACTTTCATCCCAGTCAGTGTATTTCAACAAGCTTGACATgacgtaacataacctaacctaaccttacctagcataacataacctaacctaacttaacctaaccttacctaacataacataacctaacctaacctaacttaacctaacctaacctaacctaaccttacctagcataacataacctaacctaacttaacctaaccttacctaacataacataacctaacctaacctaacttaacctaacctaacctaacctaacttaacctaaccttacctaacataacataacctaacctaacctaacctaacttaacctaacctaacctaacctaacctaacttaacctaacctaacctaacctatcctaacctaacctaacctaacctaactccgtctagggaaacaatgcatagaagccagaaacagggcaaatagggtactaggattcatttttaggagtgttaaaagtagaaggccggaagtaatattaaagttatacttggcgctggtcagacctcatctacactacgcggtgcagttctggtccccacattacaggaaagatataggtctattagaatcagtacagaggagaatgactaaaaggatacaggggatgaggagtgttccttacgaggcgaggttgaagctgttaaatttacattcttttgagagacgtaggttaagaggggacctgaaagaagtctttaagtggtataagggttataacaagggagatgtaagcaaaattcttagaatcagcaaccagggtaggaCAAGagataacaggttcaagcttgaaaaatttaggtttaggaaggagataggaaagaattggttctcaaatagagtggtagatgagtggaacggactcagtaatcatgtagttagtgctaggacactagagagctttaagagaagattagacaagtttatggatggggatagcagatggaaatagggaggagtgtttcatacagggactgtcacgtgtaagcctgctcgcttcttgcagcttccattatttattatgttctcatgtactactactactactactactactactactactaccatcaccaccaccaccaccactactactactactactactactactactactactactactactaccaccaccaccaccaccaccactactactactaccactactactactactactactactactactactactactgtttaccTGCATTGGGGCTGTGAGAGACCAGAGACATGACACTGAAATCATGatcccgttgttgttgttgttgttgttgttgttgttgttgttgttgttgctgctgctgctgttgtggtggcggcggtggcggtggtggtagtgctggctGTGGTGTCAATTCTGTGTGCTGTGTGGGCTGCTCTGTGGCTGTGAATACACTGTGGCTCATCACACTACTCACTCGTCCCTCCTGTGTGAAAAAAACAGCttaggttagcttacgttaggttaggttaggttaggttaggttagcttacgttaggttaggttaggttaggttaggttaggttagcttacgttaggttaggttaggttaggttagcttacgttaggttaggttaagttaggttaagttaggttaggttaggttaggttaggttaggttagcttaagttaggttaggttaggttaggttaggttaggttaggttaggttaggttaggttaggttaggttaggttaggttaggttaggttaagttaggttaggttaggttaggttaggttaggttagcttacgttaggttaggttaggttaggttaagttaggttaggttaggttaggttaggttaggttaagttaggttaggttaggttaggttaggttaggttaggttaggttaggttaggttaggttaggttaggttaggttaggttatgctaggtaaggttaggttaggttatgttacgtcATGTCAAGCTTGTTGAAATACTGAGTGGGATGAAGTGACATAATCTGTGTGACATATTTTAGAGGCACAACAAATACATTAATTGCTGTACACTATTATTCTGCATCACAAAGTCACGCAAAGTGGAGGCCTTGCTTTTCAGTCCTAACTCCTTGCTGAGTGACCAGACCCACTCCTAGTCActcttgtcatgtcccctgtgccacttgaagacccccaccagaccccctcttagtcacccttgtcatgtcccctgtgccacttgaagacccccaccagaccccctcttagtcacccttgtcatgtcccctgtgccacttgaagacccccaccagaccccctcttagtcactcttgtcatgtcccctgtgccacttgaagacctccaccagacccctcCTTGAATGTGTCAGTCAAgaggcagtagtaatagtagtagtagtagtagtatacaaaCCTGCAGAGCTAGTGTCTCTTCCTcagacatataaatagataaaaactgaGCAATATCAGGCAGGTCTGTGGCTGCTGGCTGTGACAGAGAGAGGGGGCACAGATCACCctccattttgctctctctctctctctctctctctgtctgtctgtctctcgctctctctctcactgcctgtctgtctgtgtgcctcttgctctctctctctctctcttcttttccctttcttgttgAATATCTGTAAGACACAAAAGATTATTAACATTAACACtttacatagtagtagtagtagtagtagtagtagtagtagtagtagtagtagtagtagtagtagtagtagtagtagtagtaatagtagtagtagtagtaatgatagtaacagCAAGGATTCATCTTATTACtaagtttctctctttctctctctctctctcagtgtcaccatcgcagtgttgcatctctagctatcttatacctgttaaccagtattctcagtcattcaccaggGGCCctgtgctctctcaccacaactgttaTGCCAGGCCAAAGGCAAGGTtaacctggttctcaagagtgtttctcctgtcagtaatgcagaaatgttgttaatctgtcactgcaactgtaaaaacacccttgaaaacccttgtcacttcaactacagccttttaaaagagtgtttctcctgtcagtaatgcagaaatgttgttaatctgtcactggaactgtaaaaacacccttgaaaacctgcgtcacttcaactacagccttttaaaagagtgtttctcctgtcagtaatgcagaaatgttgttaatctgtcactgtaactgtaaaaacacccttgaaaacctgcgtcacttcgactacagccttttaaaagagtgtttctcctgtcagtaatgcagaaatgttgttaatctgtcactggaactgtaaaaacacccttgaaaacccttgtcacttcaactacagccttttaaaagaatgtttctcctgtcagtaatgcagaaatgttgttaatctgtcactgtaactgtaaaaacacccttgaaaacccttgtcacttcaactacagccttttaaaagagtgtttctcctgtcagtaatgcagatatgttgttaatctgtcactgcaactgtaaaaacacccttgaaaacccttgtcacttcaactacagccttttaaaagaatgtttctcctgtcagtaatgcagaaatgttgttaatctgtcactgtaactgtaaaaacacccttgaaaacccttgtcacctcaactacagccttttaaaagagtgtttctcctgtcagtaatgcagatatgttgttaatctgtcactgcaactgtaaaaacacccttgaaaacccttgtcacttcaactacagccttttaaaagagtgtttctcctgtcagtaatgcagaaatgttgttaatctgtcactgcaactgtaaaaacacccttgaaaacccttgtcacttcaactacagacTTTTAAaagcgtttctcctgtcagtaatgcagaaatgttgttaatctgtcactgcaactgtaaaaacacccttgaaaacctgcgtcacttcaactacaaccttttaaaagagtgtttctcctgtcagtaatgcagaaatattgttaatatgtcactgcaactgtaaaaacacccttgaaaacctgcgtcacttcaactacagccttttaaaagagtgtttctcctgtcagtaatgcagaaatattgttaatatgtcactgcaactgtaaaaacacccttgaaaacccgcgtcacttcaactactgCCTtgtaaaagagtgtttctcctgtcagtaatacagaaatattgttaatctatcactgcaactgtaaaaacacccttgaaaaaccctcgtcacttcaactacagccttttaagagtgtttctcctgtcagtaatgcagaaatattgttaatctgtcactgcaactgtaaaaacacccttgaaaaaccctcatcacttcaactacagccttttaagagtgtttctcctgtcagtaatgcagaaatgttgttaatatatcactggaactgtaaaaacacccttgaaaaccaatgtcacttcaactacagccttttaaaaaagtgtttctcctgtcagtaatgcagaaatgtagttattctgtcactggaaccttaaaaacacccttgaaaacctgcatcacttcaactacagccttttaaaagagtgtttctcctgtcagtaatgcagaaatgttgttaatatatcactgcaactgtaaaaacacccttgaaaacctgcgtcacttcaactacagccttttaaaagcatttctcttgtcagtaatgcagaaatattgttaatctgtcactgcaactgtaaaaacacccttgaaaacctgcgtcacttcaactacagtcttttaaaagcgtgtttctcctgtcagtaatgcagaaatgttgttaatctgtcaccgttCACACACAACAGCACAACAGCAAGTGTAACAGCAAGCTGAGTCTATGCagtctagttaggttaggttaacttaggtcaggttagagcACTAGTGTCGACGTGGGGTCCCCGGCTGGCTGGCGTCTGGCAGGTCTGCATTGCCAGATGTGGATtttccttgcagtgttaccaggtcaggcgaggataccactctctctctctctctctctctctctctctctctctctctctcattatagctgttttgtttatgcatgtatgagagagagagagagagagagagagagagagagagagagagagagagagagagagagagagagagagagagagagagagagttaaggtaaGGTTGGTTTGGCTTGCTGTGCCTCTCCCAGTGACACAGCCTCCACAGCCTTGGGTCACTAAGAGCGCTTCTAATGTTTAAAATGTGTCA includes these proteins:
- the LOC135095272 gene encoding transcriptional repressor RHIT-like, which codes for MEGDLCPLSLSQPAATDLPDIAQFLSIYMSEEETLALQEGRVSSVMSHSVFTATEQPTQHTELTPQPALPPPPPPPPQQQQQQQQQQQQQQQQQQQRDHDFSVMSLVSHSPNAEPQVFKTYPMAASLAPPGTVPPPTPRPTPTTPPVPPQPPQTTPTAPPQKAEGRRHVCESCGKSFSRSDKLTLHRRTHTGEKPYTCSSCGKRFARSDHLKIHALKHRLSPEARRAMLANARGKTKAPSTQQQQQQQQQQEVTATPQTTQTVCVDVGTQVDGGMNEEEEEEEEEEDSGLRQECGVCRKVFGSIYKLSRHLRTHTGERPFVCFCGERFSRSDVLRTHQRNKHTPSTHQAAGTATDTPIEAPKPKKVMKTDTIFTCQYCAKEFKAGYKLTVHLRYHTGEKPFTCDFCGKAFARRDHMKKHRKIHTK